The following coding sequences lie in one Halarsenatibacter silvermanii genomic window:
- a CDS encoding FecCD family ABC transporter permease: MEEVKNRVLQDYRSHQYKKFIFGIASLIILAFLVIIAISVGSTTIPPREVLAVLLGAETSGPVRVIIWNIRIPQVIAAIVAGAGLSVSGTIMQTILKNPLGSPFTLGVSQAAGFGAAFSIVILGVGQVHSGTDGDIILNNPYITTISAFGWALVSTLIILALVRYKGAAAETLILTGVALGSLFGAGTTAIQYFADDVEVASIVFWTFGDVGRATWSDLGLIIAVLLPCLIYFVSKGWDYNVMSSGDESAEALGVDVERLRIIGMLLSSFLAAVIVSFVGIIGFVGLVAPHMVRKLIGTDDRYLIPFSALAGSILLLASDTAARTLLSPIVLPVGVVTSFLGAPLFIYLVMRGKEYLWS, encoded by the coding sequence TTGGAGGAAGTTAAAAATCGCGTTTTGCAGGATTATCGATCACATCAGTACAAAAAATTCATTTTTGGCATCGCATCTCTTATCATCCTGGCTTTTCTGGTTATTATAGCCATATCCGTGGGTTCGACCACAATTCCGCCCCGGGAGGTGCTGGCGGTTTTGCTGGGGGCGGAAACCTCGGGACCTGTCAGGGTCATAATCTGGAACATAAGAATACCTCAGGTGATAGCTGCCATCGTTGCCGGGGCCGGCCTCTCGGTATCGGGCACCATAATGCAGACTATATTGAAAAATCCTCTTGGTTCACCCTTCACCCTCGGTGTATCCCAGGCAGCTGGCTTTGGAGCGGCCTTTTCCATCGTCATTCTGGGAGTGGGGCAGGTTCACAGCGGTACAGATGGAGATATTATTCTGAATAATCCTTATATAACCACCATTTCCGCCTTCGGCTGGGCGCTTGTTTCCACCCTTATCATCCTTGCCCTGGTTCGTTACAAAGGGGCTGCAGCCGAAACTCTCATACTGACCGGAGTTGCTCTGGGTTCTCTATTTGGGGCCGGCACCACAGCTATCCAGTATTTTGCCGACGATGTCGAGGTGGCCTCTATCGTTTTCTGGACTTTTGGAGATGTGGGACGGGCTACCTGGTCCGATCTGGGACTGATCATCGCCGTGCTGCTGCCCTGTTTGATCTATTTTGTCAGCAAAGGCTGGGATTATAATGTGATGAGCTCGGGCGATGAATCCGCCGAAGCTTTGGGGGTTGACGTGGAGAGATTGAGAATTATCGGAATGCTGCTTTCGTCTTTTCTGGCAGCGGTTATAGTTTCTTTTGTGGGAATTATCGGTTTTGTGGGATTGGTGGCGCCTCATATGGTCAGGAAGTTAATAGGCACCGATGATAGATATCTCATTCCCTTCTCAGCGCTAGCCGGTTCAATTCTGCTGCTGGCCTCCGATACTGCCGCCCGAACGCTGCTATCTCCCATAGTATTGCCCGTGGGAGTGGTCACCTCATTCCTGGGAGCCCCCCTGTTTATCTATCTTGT
- a CDS encoding ABC transporter substrate-binding protein, which produces MVTSIPLFNNFYHRFMKNFLLISLAVVFILAAGAFINPQSARVSGEVLEIEDRGGRIVEVPHEPEEVIAVGSGAPRNVLYFTGVENIIGVEEGEVGSDDELYRDYQLVYEELREKPQIGPNHGGDSELIARQDPDLIIHSGDVQDAEDLQDRTEIPVVYLDFGDLHKYRDVLFDDWRILGEIFGEEDRAEELIDFTEEIISDLESRGQEVTEEKRPEVFIGGMGHRGAHGLTSVRVPFPPLEFLDADHVAERELDFDTVTQANVDREQLMLWDPDYIFMDSSNLNLVYDDMDRHDEFAALKAVQKERTHTLLPYSSYHRQFSNILANGYYIGSVIYPEAFEDVDPVDRAEEIMEVFLGEPVFEEQQEFFPSFEQINLLEK; this is translated from the coding sequence TTGGTCACCTCAATACCGCTTTTTAATAATTTCTATCATCGTTTTATGAAAAATTTCCTGCTGATCTCACTCGCAGTGGTTTTCATTCTGGCTGCTGGAGCATTTATCAATCCGCAGTCCGCCCGGGTTTCCGGTGAGGTTCTGGAGATAGAGGATAGGGGAGGTCGAATTGTTGAAGTTCCTCATGAGCCAGAAGAAGTCATAGCCGTCGGTTCCGGGGCCCCGCGCAATGTTCTCTATTTTACCGGGGTCGAAAATATAATCGGGGTCGAAGAAGGAGAAGTCGGCTCTGATGACGAGCTTTACCGGGATTATCAGCTGGTCTATGAAGAGTTGAGAGAAAAACCTCAGATAGGACCCAACCACGGCGGCGATTCCGAGCTCATCGCCCGTCAGGATCCTGATTTGATCATTCATTCGGGAGATGTCCAGGATGCTGAAGATCTACAGGACAGGACGGAAATACCGGTCGTTTATCTGGATTTTGGCGATCTGCACAAATATCGTGATGTGCTCTTCGACGACTGGCGCATCCTGGGAGAAATATTCGGCGAGGAGGATAGAGCCGAAGAACTGATAGATTTTACCGAAGAGATTATATCCGACCTGGAAAGCAGAGGTCAGGAGGTGACCGAAGAAAAAAGACCGGAAGTCTTTATCGGAGGTATGGGTCACAGGGGAGCTCATGGCTTGACCTCGGTCCGGGTGCCCTTTCCTCCCCTGGAATTTTTAGATGCCGATCATGTCGCCGAAAGAGAGCTGGATTTTGACACCGTCACCCAGGCCAATGTGGACAGAGAACAGCTTATGCTCTGGGATCCTGACTATATTTTCATGGATTCCAGCAATTTAAACCTGGTTTACGACGATATGGACCGGCATGACGAGTTCGCCGCTCTTAAGGCAGTACAAAAAGAGAGAACTCATACACTTCTGCCCTATTCCTCCTATCACCGCCAGTTCAGCAATATTCTGGCCAACGGTTACTATATAGGAAGTGTCATATATCCGGAAGCTTTTGAAGATGTAGATCCTGTCGACCGGGCGGAAGAAATTATGGAAGTGTTTCTGGGCGAACCGGTTTTTGAAGAACAGCAGGAGTTTTTCCCCTCCTTTGAACAGATAAATCTGCTGGAAAAATAG